AGCCCCGGAAAGCTCGAACACCCCCATTGATGCAAACTTCTTCACCTTCACAGCGATGCGCAGCATCTTTGCCACCAACCAAAACCCAGCAAACTTCACCGTAACAAAGGCCAGCATGAAGGAGTTCCCGGCTCTTGATGGGCAGAGCGTGTCGATGGCGGTGCTGCAGTTCCCTGCAGACGGTGTCAACCCGCCACACACACACCCTCGCGCTGCTGAGCTTCTCTTCGTCGTGGAAGGCAGCCTCGAGGTTGGTTTTGTCGACACCACGAGCAAGCTGTACAGCCAGCAGACTCTCCAAACTGGGGACATGTTTCTGTTCCCCAAAGGGCTGGTGCACTTCCAATACAATCCCAGCGCTGAGGCTCAGGCCACGGCCGTCTCTGCCTTTGGCAGTGCCAATGCCGGAACTGCCTCTCTTCCGGCCAATTTGTTCACCGCCGGCATTGCTGATGCCATTCTTGCCAAGGCTTTTAAGACCGATGTTGCCACCATTCAGAAGATCAAGGCAGGGCTTGGTGCCAAAGCCTAATTTCAAACTGATTaatttgtttccatttttggtACTAATCTATTTGAACTACCAATATTGTTCTTAttcagttcagttttgttcGTGATTGCGACATTATGTCAAAGATGATATCTGTCTTGAGAATAAATGTAACATCGCGTGTCACTTCAcatacatttataaattttgcataactttattatttatgtcataataaataattaaattataattatcattaCCAATTATTGAACTTTATTTTACGGAATTGAATGCCGTCAAGCTCAATAATGTGTCAattagaaaattcataatttgttattatgcAATTCTatgtgttattattaatttaaattatcaaatatattatgttttatcaaattcaatttaagTGGCTAAATGTATTTATTCGagtttaagaaatttttagTAACACTTAATaggatttaaaacataaattagtttaatattaGGTTTAATTTATAAGAGATTCATTCTTGACCCAataagtgagaaaaaaaaaagaaaccaaacaaaaaaaaggccCAATTAAAACCCAACCTGGCCCAAAACTTATCAaatccttcttcctcttttcccTTCAAATTCAcgtctttctccctctctcaaactcacgcctctctttctttctctctctcacctcttgactcttttctctctcaacaCACATATCACACTTTCCTGTCTCcggctagaagaagaagaaggtaatttcccttttgattcattttttcccaaatcagtcattttaatataatgtgtattttacatacaatatatatatggttgtaTGCATAtaattggtttgattttatatcaattgggtaTTATAGACAAGCAATTTTGACGAATTTAACGGAATAACAAGGTTGTCCAAATTAGATAGCCTTTTGCCCTTATTTTAAAACTTCGTCATAGattgtatatgttgaattttgggGTGATTCAAAATTGAGAATGTAGCCCTATGACTTATCTATCATCTGGACTTGAAATGACATCATTCGGAGGTTCGTAGAAGTTTTTATGACATTTTTCTTATACATAAGAAAATTTTACCCAATGATAGTGTTTTGAAgaataggaaaaatattttggtatCCCAAACTTTGTTGTCATGAGctcatttttaaatatgatgAACTTATAAGAGTTTTCTACCTTCTGTgtgaattttataattttatgacaTCATTTCCtatttcaaaatgattttttttaaatgcgtGCTACCCGAGTAGAAAAATTTGTCTTTAAGTTACCCCAAGTTCCAGTTTCTGTTTGtggatttgaaaatattttgagagttctataatttgaattttgatgtGTTTTTAATTAAGAATGTAGCCCTATGAGCTATTTAGCTCATCAAATTGGATTCATATGATTTTGTGTGTTAAATTTCAAGTTATGCTCATTTTCGTAAAGGCCAATAGTTTGAATTCGTGAATTAGTAGTGTTTCACTAGTAGGTCTCTattataaatgttttctttatatctttgtatttaatattatttatacatgtaGTGTTATGATAAATTAACTTAAGAAAATATAGTAGTGAACTAGAGTCATATTTAGAAGGTAAgcattattgaaatttttgaaatgaatGATAATGAACTAAGATTTTTGGGCATATTGACGTCATGGACAACTAAGATTCCTCCACTTGTAAATCCAAGAAGTGAACTTTAAAGACTTCAGATAAGTAAACTCTCCTTAATTTTCACCTCATGTTGAACGGTTAATGTGAAAATATTGTGCTTTATGGTCGACTTGCAAATATTTGATTCTAAAACTTTCATTACCTTGTGTCATTTTCTTACATTCAATGAAATAATTAagcgtgcatatatatatatatataatgtcatTGCATCAATGAGCACGCATAGGCTTCGATTTTAGAaacttaaaatgtttttaaatgaAAAGTGTGGAAAagtgtaagtttttttttcaaagatatgtatcccaatttttttttttttaaaggaaatgAGTGTACGTCTATGTCATGAATGATGAGAGCGGGAAATGGGGCATGGGGAACCAGCGTACCCGACCTAAAAAGTAATGTGAATGTGaaagttgaaaataaaaagaaactttTAACTGCTTTGTAGTACTATTGGTTGAATGAACCTAGTTCCAAACAAGAATTTCCTAGTGCATTCTAATTGACTATATAACACACCAAATGAGCTCATGATGgtaatgaaatatttttgagaagttaaagtaaatggggatacatattttaaaatttattcaaattttgcatCTCATAAGCATGCATTATATGCATGGAGTTTACTTAATGAGCTTTAGCTCACCCATTTATTTTCCCCACATTTCAAATGATGAGAGCTAAATAAATTGAGGAGATCGCTTGGAAGTAGACTCATTCAGTAATCCATGGCATAGGATTTTAGTTTTGGActagtaattttgagacactTGTTTGTTAATCATTTATTTacccatttttttaattgtttaatcttGAAATTTAGAATAAGTTAGTTTTGGTTTGGTTAGGGATTTGATTGGACCCAAATATTTCATTTGGACTGAGTTATTTACTTAGttggttaatatttttattgttatggagtTGGAGATTGAAACTTGAATTATTTGGTGGTAGTTGAGGTATTGGATGAGTGTGATTACGTATCTTTAGCTGTGTTGTGGAGATTTTGTCGAAATTTTTGTAGaattttacaatatatatatgtggtaaATATAGGTAATAAAAAGagataagttaaaaataaatttattttatttacatatttaaagTAAAGTGAACATTAAAACATGTAAATTTAGGATTTCTAAACTTGGGGTGCtacaataaaatattaaacttgcGGTGTtacaataaaatatttgagttgcCAAATCATTGCCCAGAAACTCAAAATTTGCAAGTAAAAAAGGATAAAGCTATTTGTACAGAATGTGGTGTACAAATAATAGCTTTACAGAAGtatgaaatgacaaaaatacttcTGATTTGTTAAACCCAacacacactttctctctcGCCTCTGCTCTCATCTCTTCTGTGTCTTTCTCGCCAgccctctatctctctcttgcGCTCGTCTCTGCGCCTCACCATCGCCCTCGCCGGTTGCTGGAGGTTGCAGTAGTGAGTAGGTGAGGCGGTAAGGGGCAGAGGCGAGGTAGCGAGAGGCGGCGAGGAGGCGCGGTGCAAAGGCGAGGCGGTGAGGCGCAGAGAGGAGGCGGTGAGGTTGCAGGCGAGAGCGAGGCGACGACGAGGTTGCAAGCATGAGGGCGAGGCGGGCTacaagagagggagagagagaaaggggtgAACAAATCGCGATATATTGCGATTTTTTGATGTCAAAATCTCGCGATATATCGCAT
This genomic stretch from Diospyros lotus cultivar Yz01 chromosome 1, ASM1463336v1, whole genome shotgun sequence harbors:
- the LOC127786457 gene encoding germin-like protein 9-3, which translates into the protein MASTLFRHALFFIVAIFSRSWIARASDPNILSDFLAPESSNTPIDANFFTFTAMRSIFATNQNPANFTVTKASMKEFPALDGQSVSMAVLQFPADGVNPPHTHPRAAELLFVVEGSLEVGFVDTTSKLYSQQTLQTGDMFLFPKGLVHFQYNPSAEAQATAVSAFGSANAGTASLPANLFTAGIADAILAKAFKTDVATIQKIKAGLGAKA